The proteins below come from a single Candidatus Bathyarchaeota archaeon genomic window:
- a CDS encoding redox-regulated ATPase YchF, whose amino-acid sequence MPGTYSRLLGVVGKPNTGKSTFFSAATLAAAEIANYPFTTIKPNRGVGYVRSPCVHPDFGVQDNPKNSLCLDGVRLVPVEIIDIAGIVPGAWEGRGLGNQFLDEIRRADALVHIVDASGGTDCEGKSCKPGEHDPVEDVAFLEKEITMWMVTILKKDWARISRTAEQDKKGIAHHLEDRLNGLSIRKTCVNEAIRKAGLNIDKPATWSDEDFYRFIDQLRCISKPLLIVANKIDLPTAQANVERLKKLGHIVIPASAEAELVLRRAAEKGLIEYKPGDGDFKILQPEKLSLGQIRALEAVKEKILRPNGSTGVQAALNTAYQKLLDMIVVYPVEDIEHLSDHGGRVLPDAYLVPRGTTAHQFAYVIHTELGDNFLYAVDARDKRRIGEETVLKDRDVISIVSTKKRS is encoded by the coding sequence ATGCCAGGCACCTATTCACGATTACTGGGCGTAGTAGGCAAACCTAATACGGGTAAATCCACGTTCTTCAGCGCCGCCACCCTAGCCGCGGCGGAAATCGCCAACTACCCCTTCACAACCATCAAACCTAACCGCGGCGTCGGCTACGTCCGCAGCCCCTGCGTCCACCCTGACTTCGGCGTGCAGGATAACCCAAAAAACAGCCTCTGCCTAGACGGCGTCCGATTGGTACCTGTCGAGATCATCGACATCGCAGGCATCGTGCCTGGCGCATGGGAAGGACGAGGATTAGGCAACCAGTTCCTCGACGAAATCCGCCGCGCCGACGCCTTGGTGCATATCGTGGATGCCAGCGGCGGCACCGACTGCGAGGGCAAAAGCTGCAAGCCCGGCGAACATGATCCCGTCGAGGATGTGGCGTTTTTGGAGAAGGAAATCACGATGTGGATGGTCACGATTCTCAAAAAGGACTGGGCACGTATTTCACGCACCGCTGAGCAGGACAAAAAAGGCATCGCCCATCACCTTGAAGACCGCCTCAACGGGCTGAGCATCCGCAAAACCTGCGTGAACGAAGCCATCCGCAAAGCCGGCTTAAACATCGATAAACCCGCGACGTGGAGCGATGAGGATTTCTACCGCTTCATCGACCAGCTCCGATGCATCTCCAAGCCCCTGCTTATCGTTGCCAACAAAATCGATTTGCCCACCGCTCAGGCTAACGTGGAGCGCCTCAAAAAGCTGGGGCACATCGTTATTCCAGCTTCAGCCGAAGCCGAGCTGGTGCTAAGACGCGCCGCCGAGAAGGGCCTAATCGAATACAAACCCGGCGATGGCGACTTCAAAATCCTGCAGCCTGAAAAGCTCTCATTGGGGCAGATACGTGCGCTTGAGGCAGTTAAGGAGAAAATCCTGCGGCCTAACGGCAGCACGGGCGTGCAAGCAGCCCTAAACACTGCCTACCAGAAGCTGCTGGACATGATTGTGGTGTACCCTGTCGAGGACATCGAGCACCTCAGCGACCATGGCGGACGGGTGTTGCCTGATGCATATTTGGTTCCTAGAGGCACAACCGCGCATCAATTCGCCTATGTCATCCACACCGAGCTGGGCGATAATTTCCTCTATGCAGTCGACGCTAGGGATAAACGGCGAATCGGCGAAGAAACAGTGCTAAAGGACCGCGATGTCATCTCGATTGTCAGCACCAAAAAACGCTCGTAG
- a CDS encoding MFS transporter gives MVQYKWVALSNTTLGMLMASIDMTIVLIALPSIFRGIQIDPFTSFQYLLWVMFGYSIVTAVLLVTFGRLSDMFGRVKLYNLGFLIFTIGSILLSITPSTGDAGAIELIIFRIVQGVGAAFLFSNSGAIITDAFPENERGKALGINQLAFLAGSLIGLVLGGVLAVYDWRLVFLVSVPVGIAGTVWSYWKLKEQHVVRRKQKLDVWGNICFGGGLTLILLGITYGLTPYGGSSMGWANPMVIAFFAIGAALLFAFPFVERKAADPMFRLELFKNRTFAAGNIATFLSSMSRGGVMIMLVVLLQGIWLPLHGYSYEDAPFWAGIFMIPMSIGIAITGPLSGYLSDKHGARTFATVGMIITGLTFLMFTLLPANFEYLPFALILLVMGLGNGIFMSPNMASVMNSCPAEHRGAASGMRSTLQNCGQTISQAIFFSIIIISLNANLPAALSSAAADAGASPQLAAAFSVTPASGALFAAFLGYNPIGTLLQSMGSVASGLPASTLNVLQGQTFFPNAIAAPFMSALTVAFILAAVLCFLAALFSAMRGSKSKSGA, from the coding sequence ATGGTTCAGTACAAGTGGGTTGCACTCTCCAACACAACTCTTGGCATGCTCATGGCATCCATCGACATGACCATCGTGCTTATCGCTTTGCCATCGATTTTCAGGGGCATCCAAATCGACCCCTTCACCAGCTTCCAGTACCTGCTCTGGGTGATGTTCGGCTACAGCATCGTCACCGCAGTGCTTCTGGTGACCTTCGGCAGACTCAGTGACATGTTCGGCAGGGTTAAACTCTACAATTTAGGTTTCCTCATATTCACCATCGGCTCCATCTTGCTCTCGATTACCCCTAGCACCGGCGATGCAGGCGCAATAGAGCTGATTATCTTCAGAATCGTCCAGGGCGTGGGCGCAGCGTTTCTGTTCTCCAACAGCGGCGCCATCATCACCGACGCCTTTCCCGAGAACGAACGCGGTAAAGCCCTCGGCATAAACCAGCTTGCCTTCCTTGCAGGCTCCTTAATCGGGCTGGTTCTAGGCGGCGTTTTAGCAGTTTACGATTGGCGTTTGGTCTTCTTGGTCAGTGTTCCCGTGGGCATCGCGGGCACCGTGTGGTCCTATTGGAAACTTAAAGAGCAGCATGTGGTGCGCCGCAAGCAGAAGCTCGATGTGTGGGGCAACATATGCTTCGGCGGCGGCTTAACCCTGATATTGCTCGGCATAACCTATGGTTTAACCCCCTACGGCGGCTCCTCGATGGGCTGGGCTAACCCCATGGTAATTGCCTTCTTCGCCATAGGCGCCGCGTTACTGTTTGCTTTTCCCTTTGTCGAACGCAAAGCAGCTGACCCCATGTTTAGGCTTGAACTCTTCAAAAACCGCACCTTCGCCGCAGGTAACATCGCCACCTTCTTGAGTTCCATGTCGCGGGGCGGCGTGATGATTATGCTGGTGGTGCTGCTTCAAGGCATCTGGCTGCCCCTGCATGGCTACAGCTACGAGGACGCGCCGTTCTGGGCAGGCATATTTATGATACCCATGTCCATCGGCATCGCCATTACGGGTCCCCTAAGCGGCTACCTCAGCGACAAGCATGGCGCCCGCACCTTCGCAACCGTCGGCATGATAATTACGGGCCTGACCTTTCTGATGTTCACGCTTTTACCCGCCAACTTCGAGTACCTGCCCTTCGCGCTTATACTGCTGGTTATGGGCTTGGGCAACGGCATCTTCATGTCGCCTAACATGGCGTCTGTGATGAACAGCTGCCCCGCTGAGCACCGAGGCGCCGCATCCGGCATGCGCTCGACGCTGCAGAACTGCGGTCAAACCATCAGCCAAGCCATATTCTTCTCGATAATCATCATCAGCCTCAACGCCAACCTCCCCGCGGCGTTATCCAGTGCGGCAGCGGATGCAGGGGCTTCACCTCAGCTTGCCGCAGCCTTCAGCGTTACACCTGCCTCAGGCGCCCTCTTCGCGGCCTTCCTAGGCTACAACCCCATCGGTACCCTGCTGCAGTCAATGGGCTCAGTTGCCTCTGGGCTGCCTGCCTCCACGTTAAATGTCCTGCAGGGACAAACCTTCTTCCCCAACGCCATAGCCGCCCCCTTCATGTCCGCGCTAACCGTGGCGTTCATTCTTGCGGCGGTACTGTGCTTTTTGGCTGCGTTGTTCTCGGCGATGCGGGGATCCAAGAGCAAAAGCGGCGCCTAA